Proteins encoded by one window of Blautia faecicola:
- a CDS encoding InlB B-repeat-containing protein has product MKKRLISLLLSVAVLTTSVPVSTFADPSAGQEPAVSSEESQERGIDYKKNGGTFQENYQAPSEYPAAKLPGAEDIRKPGYEFGGWYDNPELTGKAVTSLDTGDYEGNVVLYARWIERYYQVDIPSEVSVGQDSFTLKAKSGGFYENDQLSVAVHSENNWKLKSDKHEVSYELRDKDTNKIVENDAVIANLSADTKQTNRTFAAELTQKANYTGDYSDQLNFDISFRETEYTIQYVTDGGMVYRDNPDKPGESMEITQQKLPAGTTLNDLPLAVRKSSTFVGWCYDRECTDYVDSEDRLLGDLTVYAAYTDTQPMESVTMDTYARAYDVATDFAIGITNTGDALDDTEILAACKIKNVSDPSEEITLAVTRGEDNTCTVSNPKGWQPGASYKLTLKNDQLYFTGFDKTIREYDFTVYREETKNVELNREIRYIHTRELSNLTVNGQAADSVSVAVMTVGIDGEIQGEGSDTTGSFTYTKDLLQTGDIVGVYSGDVIPSMDLAAGDNSDVSYFEITGCNGNQYEYRGAKAEDVLFTPDVFPMEKSKDRDGDPDNHSVTVAVSELTFGDDEMSQALNLDESTTVDPGDYLALYTDLNSGTPEYGEITKVEQSGTDYILAYQTVSFEEMQAAMDVYQKDQVEGDDLLEETDRENLEEQIQVQAMESGFAQDVADRIGAAAIATDSFEELEASLEEELGADVSVEYTEENQSDETDGESALIGDVAPQSQLESDRLIPKTYAKKPGGTGSSKPIVTVSLGTVRANLGTTLKHFDGDVSGVHLALEIPVLVNIQLNANANIQITVTSTFEQEVRVDINVDGKAVWKVWKIFPYIADYKVTASLDLYEYTGIALDVNFKTVEGEGSSGGSNKGSKLRKGVNKIAGELKSMMENGEEYITDKTKFSGSLGDEEEGEEISVSKSLAQRYSELLADEGDWVEIYNRLLVDNHFRVLAIIDIEVKLEFVVYANMNISIGMSYWYKNAKRYVFSLKVMDRTATSDTIDLCEEQYELTAYAMGMLGLKAGVRLTVAVGLLSTRLASVGITAEVGGYAQLWGYLYYELKYTASNGRTTRAMGAMYLELGIYLEIKFLAQALANSFTYNPTLYENEWPLYTVGHLENVLDFAYTQADVKDIKMKRDVKAVQLSDEYFRMQYMDMKEGLDDDGNYREKIYDDSTKYFNIVMTNPAFSYDRDTNVISVDPGTEPEQDGEMIITWKNQEGTFNTQPLTIKIRLHWDNLRDGYYIAFDSQGGSYVDTIMGKYNSDIEKPEDPVRTGYRFAGWYEDEELTTPYTIPAKMPNKERMVYAKWEAEDVGYQVVEYLEGTNGVYEAQDPISYSGLTDTEVTPKPAEHEGYETPKEKTETVRADGTTVVKYYYPRAEYHLTFLMEENGETVASDDYRYGTFLTAPAVYRPGYEFQGWSPEVPESVPAGDMTYTATWKASDGIPYAVRYYVEEPEEGGYTLSEIKTMTGTTGETVTAPEGDYSSVVYHRKGELASGEVKADGSLVLKVYYDLNTYTLTYDAKGGTLDETTLTARPGERIGVPVPVREGYTFEGWYLDEEYQQSFGETMPDHDLTVYAKWEQQTVNYTVRHYQEKLWSITGYEEIPYGREFDAKNYELTEEESFAAHAGDSVTPEVKSYTGFSAPEKQTVEVLGDGSLVVNYYYTRNTGLLLLEVTGNPDGKEFARVQYVPYGTPIGEIEAVVERQNDRAGYTFEGWYTDGNHQNPFDGIMPAVDVNTEEPDDWNDGFKIYGKWTPVPSEYRVEHYQQNPFDPSSYILVEEETKTALTDTEVTPEVKSYPGFQSPQAQNLWVTGDGGACKQYYYHRNSYPVTYVKNNGEADGTADVMYGAAISEVPKYSGHAFAGWYEDAALTVSFEGKTMPMHAMTLYAKWEPGKKTYQVIHQLQSADGSDTWETAETETFTGTAGDSVEPEVKAYAGFTAPEKQSCTLTVSDDPDTITYRYQRNSYQVTMVTNNGDPATEKTYLYGIRVEEMPERAGYSFDGWYQDAGLTKVFDGTVPAQNSTIYAKWEPRATYYWVKYSLQNANDDGYTVASMESLLGRTEDVITPEVRKFEGYVSPQPQTGQIEGGKVLVLEYLYEREVHTLQLENNDGTEPKQLQMKQGAAIPAPSMRKGYTFMGWCTDSTLQNAYTGNMPNEDMTLYAKWEANTRTYTVKHYLQKAEGDGYQWVATQNPKGKTDETVTPPVNTTYGDEYELPEPQTVTISAEKQTVVTYYYKRKVHKLTFEPENGEKTQTVEGRVGATLNVKQPVRKGYTFTGWTPELPEKIPNEDVTYQAQWRKNNYLVQFVSEGTVLKEYTLSYGDAIPAQEEPTREGYTFVSWDKNVPDTVSDENVKNGKLVFKAVWKEIAYTISYNLAGGSLPTGKTNPTTFTINSKPMDLVQPKREGYTFEGWSGTDIKEKDTQVTITARPLKDRTYTANWKENSYTIVFNVEGEVTRGEMKNIPLRYTQETTIPKNGYVCGGYKFVGWRTGGKKSEQKVYQPGDKVSRLCATNNGTVNLYPIWEPCEYTITFDYQTGNKREKVTCKYKETYTLPTVNRLGWTFEGWSRSAGSTNVISYAPNVKTAVFEDEKDFTLYAVYKPITSAVFTGQTEHKYFITDEHELTIFTFFIQGDRKVVTTDDYGLYPSWYNLYLPDISMDAARLYQKMKIKVSYKIDEEEDGWADLRLSYQLQDGTYYDNTETRANDIGKCDGETVSHTFEITRKNGVDLNYFMLVFDAHGKNADEYYMSNLKVEVDLE; this is encoded by the coding sequence ATGAAAAAACGTCTGATCAGTCTGCTGCTCAGTGTGGCAGTTCTTACGACATCCGTTCCGGTGTCGACATTCGCTGATCCTTCTGCCGGACAGGAGCCGGCGGTCTCATCGGAGGAGAGTCAGGAGAGGGGAATTGACTATAAGAAAAACGGGGGAACTTTTCAGGAGAACTATCAGGCTCCTTCGGAATATCCGGCTGCTAAGCTGCCGGGAGCGGAAGACATCAGAAAACCGGGGTATGAATTCGGTGGATGGTACGACAACCCGGAATTGACCGGGAAAGCAGTTACCAGCCTGGATACGGGAGATTATGAGGGTAATGTAGTTCTGTATGCCAGATGGATCGAGCGGTATTATCAGGTGGATATTCCCAGTGAAGTATCTGTGGGACAGGATTCTTTTACCCTGAAGGCGAAGTCCGGAGGTTTTTATGAGAACGATCAGCTCAGTGTGGCGGTACATTCGGAAAATAACTGGAAGCTGAAGTCTGACAAACATGAGGTGAGCTATGAGCTTCGCGATAAGGATACCAACAAGATCGTGGAAAATGATGCGGTCATCGCCAACTTAAGTGCGGATACGAAGCAGACTAACAGAACGTTTGCTGCGGAACTGACCCAAAAAGCCAACTATACCGGTGATTACAGTGATCAGCTGAACTTTGATATTTCATTCAGGGAAACAGAATATACGATCCAGTATGTAACGGACGGAGGCATGGTTTACAGGGATAATCCAGATAAGCCGGGGGAAAGCATGGAGATCACCCAGCAGAAACTTCCGGCGGGAACCACGCTGAATGATCTGCCGCTGGCAGTCCGAAAATCCAGTACCTTTGTCGGCTGGTGTTACGACCGGGAATGTACGGATTATGTGGACAGTGAAGACAGACTTCTCGGTGATCTTACCGTATATGCAGCGTATACCGATACGCAGCCGATGGAGTCCGTCACCATGGATACATATGCCCGTGCCTATGATGTGGCAACGGATTTTGCCATCGGCATCACCAATACCGGGGATGCACTGGATGATACAGAGATTCTTGCGGCATGTAAGATTAAAAATGTCAGCGATCCATCGGAAGAGATCACGCTGGCAGTTACCCGGGGAGAGGACAATACCTGTACCGTCAGCAATCCGAAAGGTTGGCAGCCGGGCGCTTCCTACAAACTGACGCTGAAAAATGATCAGCTGTATTTTACCGGATTTGACAAAACGATCCGGGAATATGATTTTACGGTTTACCGGGAAGAGACAAAAAATGTGGAACTGAACCGGGAGATCCGGTATATCCATACACGGGAACTGAGTAACCTGACCGTCAACGGACAAGCGGCGGATTCCGTTTCCGTGGCAGTTATGACGGTAGGCATAGACGGTGAGATTCAGGGAGAGGGAAGCGATACGACCGGTTCCTTTACCTATACAAAGGATTTGTTACAGACGGGGGATATCGTCGGTGTCTATTCCGGCGATGTGATCCCATCCATGGATCTGGCAGCAGGTGACAACAGTGATGTCTCTTACTTTGAGATCACCGGATGCAACGGCAATCAGTACGAATACCGGGGAGCAAAGGCGGAAGATGTTTTATTTACGCCGGATGTATTTCCAATGGAAAAAAGCAAAGATCGGGATGGAGATCCTGACAACCATTCGGTTACCGTGGCAGTCAGTGAACTGACCTTCGGAGATGACGAGATGAGTCAGGCACTGAATCTGGATGAAAGTACCACCGTGGATCCGGGTGATTACCTGGCACTGTATACCGATCTGAACAGCGGAACGCCGGAGTACGGAGAGATCACAAAAGTAGAGCAGAGTGGTACGGATTATATCCTGGCATATCAGACGGTTTCTTTCGAAGAGATGCAGGCGGCTATGGATGTGTATCAGAAGGACCAGGTGGAAGGAGACGATCTGTTAGAAGAAACAGACCGGGAGAACCTGGAAGAACAGATTCAGGTTCAGGCGATGGAGAGCGGATTCGCACAGGATGTGGCGGACCGGATCGGTGCTGCGGCGATCGCTACAGATTCCTTTGAAGAACTGGAAGCCTCTCTGGAGGAAGAACTTGGCGCAGATGTTTCCGTGGAATATACAGAGGAAAATCAGAGTGACGAAACAGACGGAGAAAGTGCTTTGATCGGGGATGTCGCACCACAGAGTCAGCTGGAAAGCGACCGCCTGATTCCGAAAACCTATGCGAAAAAACCGGGAGGAACCGGCAGCAGCAAACCGATCGTGACAGTCAGCCTGGGAACGGTCAGAGCCAATCTCGGTACAACACTGAAACATTTTGACGGAGATGTCAGCGGCGTGCATCTGGCACTGGAGATTCCGGTGCTGGTAAATATCCAGCTGAATGCCAATGCAAATATCCAGATCACTGTAACTTCCACCTTCGAGCAGGAAGTCCGGGTGGATATTAATGTAGACGGAAAAGCGGTCTGGAAAGTATGGAAGATTTTCCCGTATATCGCAGATTATAAGGTGACAGCGTCGCTGGATCTGTATGAGTATACCGGCATTGCTCTGGATGTGAATTTTAAGACCGTGGAGGGCGAGGGCAGTTCCGGAGGTTCCAACAAAGGATCAAAACTGCGAAAAGGTGTCAATAAGATCGCCGGAGAGCTGAAGAGCATGATGGAAAACGGAGAAGAGTATATCACGGACAAGACGAAATTCTCCGGAAGCCTGGGCGATGAGGAAGAGGGAGAAGAAATCTCTGTTTCCAAGAGCCTGGCACAGCGGTACTCGGAACTTCTGGCAGATGAAGGCGACTGGGTGGAAATCTATAATCGCCTGCTGGTAGATAATCATTTCCGGGTACTGGCGATTATTGATATAGAAGTGAAACTGGAATTTGTGGTTTATGCCAATATGAACATTTCTATTGGAATGTCTTACTGGTATAAAAATGCAAAACGATACGTATTCTCTCTGAAGGTAATGGATCGGACCGCAACCAGCGATACGATTGACTTATGTGAAGAACAGTATGAACTGACTGCCTATGCGATGGGTATGCTGGGACTGAAAGCCGGTGTGCGGCTGACGGTAGCGGTGGGACTCCTTTCCACAAGACTGGCAAGTGTCGGTATCACGGCAGAGGTAGGCGGCTATGCACAGCTGTGGGGCTATCTCTACTACGAACTGAAGTACACCGCATCGAACGGCAGAACGACAAGAGCCATGGGAGCGATGTATCTGGAGCTTGGCATCTATCTGGAGATCAAATTCCTGGCACAGGCTCTGGCGAACTCCTTTACCTACAATCCGACCTTGTATGAAAATGAATGGCCGCTGTACACGGTGGGACATCTGGAAAATGTTCTGGACTTTGCCTATACACAGGCGGATGTCAAAGACATCAAGATGAAGCGGGATGTGAAAGCGGTACAGCTGTCGGATGAATATTTCCGGATGCAGTACATGGACATGAAAGAAGGTCTGGATGATGACGGAAATTACCGGGAGAAAATCTACGATGACAGCACAAAATACTTTAACATCGTCATGACCAATCCGGCATTCTCCTATGACCGGGACACCAATGTGATCTCCGTGGATCCGGGAACAGAACCGGAACAGGACGGCGAGATGATCATTACCTGGAAAAATCAGGAAGGAACCTTCAATACACAGCCACTGACCATAAAGATTCGGTTACACTGGGATAACCTGCGGGATGGCTACTATATTGCCTTTGACAGCCAAGGCGGCTCCTATGTGGATACCATCATGGGCAAATACAATTCCGATATCGAAAAACCGGAAGATCCGGTGAGAACCGGTTACCGGTTTGCGGGATGGTACGAAGATGAAGAACTGACAACACCATATACGATCCCTGCAAAGATGCCGAACAAAGAGCGAATGGTTTATGCAAAATGGGAAGCAGAAGATGTGGGCTATCAGGTGGTTGAATATCTGGAAGGAACCAACGGTGTCTATGAGGCACAGGATCCGATCAGTTACAGCGGACTGACCGACACGGAAGTGACACCGAAACCTGCAGAACACGAAGGATACGAAACACCGAAGGAAAAGACCGAGACGGTACGGGCAGACGGAACAACCGTGGTCAAATATTATTATCCACGAGCAGAGTATCATCTTACCTTCCTGATGGAAGAAAACGGAGAGACGGTCGCAAGTGATGACTATCGCTATGGAACCTTCCTGACGGCTCCGGCAGTGTACCGGCCGGGATATGAATTCCAGGGCTGGTCCCCGGAAGTACCGGAGAGTGTGCCGGCAGGAGATATGACCTATACCGCAACATGGAAAGCTTCCGACGGTATCCCGTACGCAGTGAGGTACTACGTGGAAGAACCGGAAGAAGGCGGATATACCTTAAGTGAGATCAAAACCATGACCGGAACCACCGGTGAGACGGTCACCGCGCCGGAAGGTGATTACAGTTCCGTGGTCTACCACCGGAAAGGCGAGCTTGCCAGCGGGGAAGTAAAAGCAGACGGAAGTCTGGTGCTGAAGGTTTATTATGATCTGAACACTTATACACTGACGTATGATGCGAAAGGTGGAACGTTAGACGAAACGACTCTGACAGCAAGACCGGGAGAGAGAATCGGCGTTCCGGTACCGGTGAGAGAAGGCTATACCTTTGAGGGCTGGTATCTGGATGAAGAGTATCAGCAGTCCTTTGGCGAGACGATGCCGGATCACGATCTTACGGTTTATGCAAAATGGGAACAGCAGACGGTCAATTATACGGTAAGACACTACCAGGAAAAACTCTGGAGCATTACCGGATATGAAGAGATTCCTTATGGACGGGAATTTGATGCGAAAAACTATGAACTGACAGAGGAAGAATCCTTTGCTGCACATGCAGGCGACAGCGTAACGCCGGAAGTGAAATCGTATACCGGATTCAGCGCACCGGAAAAACAGACGGTGGAAGTTCTTGGTGACGGAAGCCTTGTGGTAAATTATTATTACACAAGAAATACCGGCCTGCTTCTTCTGGAAGTGACTGGAAATCCAGACGGAAAAGAATTTGCCCGGGTTCAGTATGTACCATATGGCACGCCGATCGGCGAGATAGAAGCGGTAGTAGAAAGACAGAACGATCGGGCAGGATATACTTTCGAAGGCTGGTATACAGACGGTAACCATCAGAATCCTTTTGACGGTATCATGCCGGCAGTGGATGTGAACACAGAGGAACCGGATGATTGGAACGATGGCTTTAAAATCTATGGAAAATGGACACCGGTTCCGAGTGAGTACCGCGTGGAACATTACCAGCAGAATCCATTCGATCCGAGTTCGTATATCCTGGTGGAAGAAGAGACAAAGACAGCCCTGACGGATACCGAGGTGACACCGGAAGTGAAATCTTATCCGGGATTCCAGTCTCCTCAGGCGCAGAACTTATGGGTGACCGGTGATGGTGGGGCTTGCAAGCAGTACTACTATCACAGAAACAGCTACCCGGTTACTTATGTGAAAAACAACGGGGAAGCCGATGGGACAGCAGATGTCATGTATGGAGCAGCCATTTCGGAGGTTCCGAAATACTCCGGACATGCATTTGCCGGCTGGTATGAAGACGCAGCCCTGACGGTTTCCTTTGAAGGAAAAACCATGCCGATGCACGCAATGACGCTGTATGCGAAGTGGGAGCCTGGAAAGAAGACCTATCAGGTGATCCATCAGTTACAGAGCGCAGACGGATCGGATACCTGGGAGACGGCAGAGACAGAAACCTTTACCGGAACAGCCGGAGATTCGGTGGAACCGGAAGTAAAGGCGTATGCTGGATTTACCGCACCGGAAAAACAGAGCTGTACGCTGACCGTTTCCGATGATCCGGATACCATCACCTACCGCTACCAGCGTAATTCCTATCAGGTAACCATGGTGACAAATAACGGAGATCCGGCGACCGAAAAGACATATCTTTACGGAATCCGGGTGGAAGAGATGCCGGAACGGGCAGGCTATTCCTTCGACGGCTGGTATCAGGATGCAGGTCTTACGAAAGTATTTGACGGAACAGTTCCGGCCCAAAACAGTACGATTTACGCAAAATGGGAACCGAGAGCAACGTATTACTGGGTAAAATACAGCCTGCAGAACGCAAATGATGACGGCTATACGGTTGCATCCATGGAATCTCTGTTAGGCAGGACGGAAGATGTGATTACACCGGAAGTACGGAAGTTCGAAGGATACGTATCTCCACAGCCACAGACCGGACAGATCGAAGGCGGAAAGGTACTGGTGCTCGAGTATCTGTATGAACGTGAAGTACATACCTTACAGCTGGAAAATAATGACGGAACGGAACCAAAACAGCTGCAGATGAAACAGGGCGCAGCGATTCCGGCACCATCCATGCGGAAAGGTTATACTTTCATGGGCTGGTGTACAGACAGCACATTACAGAATGCGTATACCGGAAATATGCCGAATGAAGATATGACGCTGTATGCAAAATGGGAAGCAAATACAAGAACCTACACAGTAAAACATTATCTGCAGAAAGCAGAAGGAGACGGTTACCAGTGGGTGGCAACACAGAACCCGAAGGGCAAGACGGATGAAACGGTAACGCCGCCGGTCAATACAACCTATGGCGATGAATATGAATTACCGGAACCGCAGACCGTAACCATTTCTGCGGAAAAGCAGACAGTGGTAACCTACTATTACAAACGAAAAGTACACAAACTGACCTTTGAACCGGAAAACGGAGAGAAGACACAGACTGTGGAAGGTCGTGTCGGTGCCACACTCAATGTGAAACAGCCGGTTCGAAAAGGATACACCTTCACAGGCTGGACACCGGAACTTCCGGAGAAGATCCCGAATGAGGATGTAACCTATCAGGCACAGTGGAGGAAGAACAACTATCTGGTGCAGTTTGTGAGTGAGGGAACGGTACTCAAGGAATATACACTTTCTTATGGGGATGCGATTCCGGCTCAGGAGGAACCGACCAGAGAAGGATATACGTTCGTAAGCTGGGATAAAAACGTACCGGATACCGTATCCGATGAAAATGTGAAAAACGGAAAACTGGTCTTTAAGGCAGTATGGAAAGAAATAGCATATACCATCAGCTATAATCTGGCAGGAGGAAGCCTTCCGACCGGAAAGACCAATCCGACAACATTCACCATCAACAGCAAACCGATGGATCTGGTACAGCCAAAACGGGAAGGCTATACGTTTGAAGGATGGTCAGGAACCGATATCAAAGAAAAAGATACACAGGTTACGATTACCGCCCGCCCGTTGAAAGACAGAACCTATACGGCAAACTGGAAAGAAAATTCCTATACGATCGTTTTCAATGTAGAAGGTGAAGTAACAAGGGGAGAGATGAAAAATATCCCGCTGCGTTACACACAGGAAACCACGATACCGAAAAACGGATATGTGTGCGGAGGTTATAAGTTTGTCGGATGGAGAACCGGTGGAAAGAAAAGTGAGCAAAAAGTATATCAGCCGGGAGACAAAGTCAGCAGACTTTGTGCGACCAATAATGGAACGGTCAACCTGTACCCGATCTGGGAACCGTGCGAATATACGATTACGTTTGACTATCAGACCGGTAATAAACGGGAGAAAGTAACATGCAAATATAAAGAAACATATACGCTCCCGACCGTAAACAGACTCGGATGGACCTTCGAAGGCTGGAGCCGGTCCGCGGGTTCGACAAATGTGATCAGCTATGCACCGAATGTTAAAACGGCTGTATTTGAGGATGAAAAGGATTTTACTTTATATGCGGTATACAAACCGATAACTTCAGCTGTTTTTACGGGACAGACGGAACACAAATACTTTATCACGGATGAACATGAACTGACTATTTTTACTTTCTTTATCCAGGGGGACAGAAAGGTTGTAACAACCGATGATTATGGACTTTATCCATCCTGGTATAATTTGTATCTGCCGGATATCTCCATGGATGCAGCACGCCTGTATCAGAAGATGAAGATAAAAGTCAGCTATAAGATTGATGAGGAAGAAGATGGATGGGCAGATCTGAGATTAAGTTATCAGTTACAGGATGGCACATATTATGACAACACAGAAACGCGGGCAAATGATATTGGAAAATGTGATGGAGAAACGGTATCGCATACATTTGAAATTACCCGTAAAAATGGAGTGGATTTAAATTATTTCATGTTGGTATTTGATGCACATGGAAAAAACGCAGATGAATACTACATGAGCAATCTGAAAGTAGAAGTGGATCTGGAATAA
- a CDS encoding ABC transporter permease, with protein MMPDSSAQRSFLQKHKKRQQFIRLMRIAVFLVFLIVWEISARLGLIDSFIFGSPSQVCLAFRALLLTNHLLSHIGITVFETLASFFLVVGFSLFFSVLLWLCPRLAAILEPYLVVLNSLPKSALAPLLIVWLGANYKTIILAGISVAIFGSILNLYTSFTEIDPDSLKLIRTLGGKRKDELLRVALPSSVPYLLSVMKVNIGLCLVGVVIGEFIGAKQGLGFLIIYSSQIFKLDWMILSIILLCIIAMLLYQAVNLLEKRVVHAGGANRS; from the coding sequence ATGATGCCTGATTCATCCGCGCAACGTTCCTTTTTACAGAAGCATAAAAAAAGACAGCAGTTTATCCGTCTGATGCGGATCGCTGTCTTTCTGGTTTTTCTGATCGTCTGGGAGATCAGTGCACGGCTTGGACTGATTGATTCTTTTATCTTCGGAAGTCCCAGCCAGGTCTGTCTTGCCTTCCGGGCGCTGCTTCTGACCAATCATCTGCTCTCCCATATCGGGATCACCGTGTTCGAGACACTTGCCAGTTTCTTTCTTGTCGTAGGTTTCAGTCTCTTTTTCTCCGTCCTCCTCTGGCTCTGTCCACGGCTTGCTGCGATCCTGGAGCCTTACCTTGTGGTTTTGAACAGCCTTCCGAAGTCGGCACTGGCTCCTCTGCTGATCGTATGGCTCGGTGCAAATTATAAGACGATCATCCTTGCCGGGATCTCTGTGGCGATCTTCGGCTCCATCCTGAATCTCTATACCAGTTTTACGGAAATCGATCCCGATTCACTGAAACTCATTCGCACGCTCGGCGGAAAACGCAAAGACGAATTGCTGCGTGTGGCACTGCCCTCTTCGGTTCCTTATCTTCTGAGTGTTATGAAGGTCAATATCGGTCTCTGTCTGGTCGGTGTGGTGATCGGTGAATTCATTGGAGCAAAACAGGGACTGGGATTTCTTATCATCTACAGCAGCCAGATCTTCAAACTCGACTGGATGATCCTGTCGATCATCTTACTGTGTATCATCGCCATGCTTCTCTATCAGGCAGTCAATCTGTTGGAAAAACGGGTGGTACACGCCGGCGGGGCAAATCGTTCCTGA